A region from the Lentisphaera profundi genome encodes:
- a CDS encoding inactive transglutaminase family protein yields the protein MSAKAQVYLWSLLLILVGAGIISYKSIQLDIPLTHGEKRDVWVVEALVEFETQDKPVKVKVALPTYYAQYKLLEQQGSSNGYGFTTEESPNKKAVWSSRQPPAGNQKIYYTFSIFETDEFQSTKGKDRYKFDKPYFEPAYKTAALSLVDSAWKKSSDNSTFAKEVIRRLNFADPDQNTNLVRSLIKGTYTEAHLVRDLILLKDVPATVLRGLQLEDGTRKTTTGNYLAFYDEKWSVINHISGEIGLPKDTIFWALTSVLETAGCTNSKITFSMIKSDQSAKSLAIKNSLEDSSPIMNFSIFSLPLEFQSVFKLLLLIPVGTLIVVIIRNLVGISTSGTFMPVLLAIAFIETSLVKGLVVLLVMMVLGLLIRTYLSRMNLLLVPRISAVVICVVILMAFISITSYKMGIAGGISVTFFPMIIISWTIERTSIMWEEHGGREVFEKMGGSLIVSIIIYFVMTNSFVKYFTFTFPEVMLIMLAFVLLIGVYTGYRLTEIFRFEPLVTDEDIKQ from the coding sequence ATGAGCGCTAAAGCCCAAGTTTATTTATGGTCCCTTCTACTCATTTTAGTGGGTGCTGGCATCATAAGCTACAAATCTATACAACTAGACATACCTCTTACTCATGGAGAAAAGCGTGATGTATGGGTGGTGGAAGCTCTTGTGGAATTTGAGACTCAGGACAAACCTGTGAAAGTCAAAGTTGCGCTTCCCACGTATTATGCTCAATATAAACTCTTAGAACAACAAGGTTCATCCAATGGTTATGGCTTTACCACAGAAGAAAGCCCCAATAAAAAAGCCGTCTGGTCTAGTCGACAACCACCAGCTGGAAACCAGAAAATTTATTATACTTTCAGTATTTTTGAAACCGATGAATTTCAATCCACTAAAGGCAAGGACCGCTATAAATTTGACAAACCTTACTTTGAGCCTGCTTACAAAACTGCTGCTTTATCTTTAGTTGACTCTGCATGGAAGAAATCATCTGATAATTCGACTTTTGCGAAAGAAGTTATTCGTCGTCTCAACTTTGCTGATCCAGATCAAAACACCAATCTCGTTCGCAGCCTAATAAAAGGCACTTACACCGAGGCTCACTTAGTCCGAGATCTTATTCTACTTAAAGATGTACCCGCAACCGTTCTTCGAGGTTTACAGTTAGAGGATGGTACGCGTAAAACAACTACCGGCAACTACTTAGCTTTTTACGATGAAAAATGGAGTGTTATCAATCATATTTCTGGTGAAATCGGGCTCCCAAAAGACACCATTTTTTGGGCTCTAACTTCCGTCTTAGAAACGGCAGGCTGTACAAATTCCAAAATCACTTTCTCCATGATCAAGAGTGATCAATCCGCAAAATCTCTCGCGATCAAAAATAGTTTAGAAGACTCGTCCCCGATCATGAACTTTTCTATCTTCAGTTTGCCACTTGAATTCCAATCTGTTTTCAAGCTTCTACTGCTTATTCCCGTCGGCACCTTAATTGTCGTAATCATTCGTAACCTTGTTGGAATTTCTACTTCGGGAACCTTTATGCCTGTCTTATTAGCCATTGCCTTTATTGAAACGAGCCTAGTTAAAGGACTCGTTGTCTTACTCGTCATGATGGTCCTTGGCCTGCTAATCCGAACCTATTTATCACGAATGAACCTACTCCTAGTTCCTAGGATATCCGCTGTTGTCATCTGCGTTGTCATCCTCATGGCCTTCATCTCGATCACCTCCTACAAAATGGGCATAGCTGGCGGTATCAGTGTCACTTTCTTTCCTATGATCATCATTTCATGGACTATTGAGAGAACCTCTATCATGTGGGAAGAACACGGAGGCCGCGAAGTTTTCGAGAAAATGGGCGGTAGTCTAATCGTCTCAATCATCATCTATTTTGTCATGACTAATAGTTTCGTTAAGTACTTCACCTTCACTTTCCCTGAGGTTATGCTGATCATGCTAGCGTTTGTTTTATTGATTGGTGTCTACACGGGCTATCGACTCACTGAGATCTTCCGCTTTGAACCCCTCGTCACAGATGAGGATATTAAACAATGA
- a CDS encoding alpha-L-glutamate ligase-like protein, producing the protein MKWASPFKLKSKGILGMNARNFSYVLSKNKRELYPLVDDKMETKRIALLEGLSVPDLICCLKYNHQLKELHTVLKDHQEFVLKPAKGCAGKGILVITGRNEKGFIKASGSIVTFTEFNRHVASILTGMYSLGGTPDTAMFEKLVHFTDTFNGYTYQGVPDIRVIIYRGYPVMAMTRLSTKISDGKANLHQGAVGVGLDIVTGKAIQAVQFNKLVTKHPDTGQSFEGLEIPDWDVVLKLSAQSFDITGLGYLGADIVLDKARGPLILELNARPGLSIQIANGHGLEKRLLYIDSVHKKRRNIDEKLALVKEKFVDLK; encoded by the coding sequence ATGAAGTGGGCCTCTCCCTTTAAATTAAAAAGCAAGGGCATTCTAGGCATGAATGCTCGTAACTTCAGTTACGTGCTTTCTAAAAACAAACGTGAACTTTACCCTCTCGTCGACGACAAGATGGAGACCAAGCGCATCGCCTTACTCGAAGGACTGAGTGTCCCCGACCTTATCTGTTGCCTTAAGTACAATCACCAACTCAAAGAACTTCACACAGTCTTGAAGGATCATCAAGAATTTGTCCTAAAACCCGCCAAAGGCTGCGCTGGAAAAGGCATCTTAGTCATTACTGGTCGCAATGAGAAAGGCTTTATCAAAGCTTCTGGCTCCATCGTCACCTTTACTGAATTCAACCGTCATGTGGCCAGTATTCTTACGGGGATGTATTCCCTTGGTGGTACTCCAGACACGGCAATGTTTGAAAAACTCGTTCATTTTACCGATACTTTCAATGGCTATACTTACCAAGGTGTCCCCGACATTCGCGTTATCATATATCGTGGTTATCCTGTCATGGCAATGACGCGACTATCAACAAAAATATCTGATGGCAAAGCGAACCTCCATCAAGGTGCAGTTGGCGTTGGGCTCGACATAGTCACTGGTAAAGCGATCCAAGCTGTACAGTTTAACAAACTCGTGACCAAACACCCAGATACAGGGCAATCTTTTGAAGGTTTAGAAATACCCGACTGGGATGTCGTCTTAAAGTTATCCGCTCAAAGTTTTGATATCACGGGATTAGGCTATTTAGGTGCCGATATTGTCTTAGACAAAGCAAGGGGACCACTTATTCTTGAACTCAATGCACGACCGGGCTTATCTATCCAAATCGCTAATGGCCACGGCTTAGAAAAACGACTCTTATATATTGATTCAGTTCATAAAAAACGTCGGAATATTGATGAAAAACTTGCGCTCGTAAAAGAAAAATTTGTTGATTTAAAATAA
- the folK gene encoding 2-amino-4-hydroxy-6-hydroxymethyldihydropteridine diphosphokinase: MKTAYVAIGSNIDPFDSIAMALRDLEEKFKITAVSGFYLNQAVGTSEGQHEFLNGVIRLETSLDAYDLKYKVLREIEQKFGRQDGGHKHDERKLDLDLILYGSSVVETELMHLPHPEILTRDFVYVPLLEIVPGLVHPKAGSLLSELITADTRTMKRYRLGKTSYKI, from the coding sequence ATGAAAACGGCCTATGTAGCTATAGGTTCAAATATAGATCCTTTTGATAGCATCGCTATGGCGCTTCGTGACTTAGAAGAAAAGTTTAAAATCACCGCGGTTTCAGGTTTCTATTTGAATCAAGCTGTGGGGACAAGCGAAGGGCAACACGAGTTTTTGAATGGAGTCATACGGCTTGAAACATCCTTAGATGCTTATGACTTAAAATATAAAGTACTGCGCGAAATTGAACAGAAATTTGGACGTCAGGATGGTGGCCATAAGCATGACGAGCGAAAATTAGATTTAGATCTGATTTTATATGGATCATCGGTGGTTGAAACAGAATTGATGCACTTACCTCATCCAGAAATTCTAACAAGAGACTTTGTCTATGTGCCCTTATTAGAAATCGTTCCTGGTCTTGTTCATCCGAAAGCAGGAAGTTTGCTTTCGGAACTGATAACAGCCGATACACGTACGATGAAGCGTTATAGATTAGGTAAGACTAGCTACAAAATTTGA
- the folB gene encoding dihydroneopterin aldolase yields the protein MINELDEIYIQKVRVKAILGLYPEERLNPQDFIVSAKLYLDLREAGKSDDINHTVDYDSLHRKLAEIANESECLLIEKLAELCAAECLSHALVQACTIKIDKPEALELADNVAISIYRQRQ from the coding sequence ATGATAAATGAATTAGATGAGATTTATATTCAGAAAGTCAGAGTAAAAGCAATATTAGGTCTGTATCCTGAAGAGCGTTTGAATCCACAAGATTTTATTGTCTCGGCAAAGCTCTATTTAGATTTACGAGAAGCGGGAAAAAGTGATGATATTAATCATACCGTCGACTATGATTCACTGCATAGAAAATTAGCGGAGATCGCAAACGAATCTGAATGCCTATTGATTGAGAAATTAGCAGAATTATGTGCTGCCGAGTGTTTAAGTCATGCTTTGGTTCAGGCTTGCACCATTAAGATTGATAAACCTGAAGCTTTAGAATTAGCGGATAATGTAGCTATTTCTATCTATAGGCAAAGACAATGA
- the era gene encoding GTPase Era translates to MLEDYGYGNCGFVAIIGRPNAGKSTFVNQALGYKLAAVSRVPHTTRRRWVGIYTDDSAQIIFSDTPGIHESKNRMDEMMDRTIKRAIDKNDITLLLCDPMREFGMEDEMAAKAAAAADGKTTILVLNKCDKATEAAIREMEMNYCAHFEEKPTIHRMSALMNNGVTDLLELIKNLLPKGPFLYPDDQLADAFLRDIAEDIIRESALELLHSELPHSIAVMIDHWDEREKKIKIEATILVERESQKLIVIGSGGDMVKEIQRQSRNKLGKSLEKFVDLRLFVKVMPDWQNRIGLLKEMNLNDK, encoded by the coding sequence ATGCTTGAAGATTATGGCTACGGTAATTGCGGTTTTGTTGCCATTATAGGGCGACCTAATGCAGGGAAATCGACTTTTGTGAACCAAGCCTTAGGCTATAAGCTTGCGGCTGTTTCTCGTGTGCCTCATACGACAAGACGTAGGTGGGTGGGGATTTATACCGATGATTCAGCTCAGATTATTTTTTCAGATACTCCGGGTATTCACGAAAGTAAGAACCGTATGGATGAAATGATGGATCGTACGATTAAACGTGCGATTGACAAGAATGATATAACGCTTTTGCTCTGTGATCCCATGCGAGAGTTCGGCATGGAAGATGAGATGGCGGCGAAAGCGGCCGCGGCTGCAGATGGGAAGACTACCATTCTGGTTCTCAATAAGTGTGATAAAGCGACTGAAGCCGCCATTCGCGAAATGGAAATGAATTATTGTGCACACTTTGAGGAGAAGCCTACAATTCATCGCATGTCAGCATTAATGAATAATGGTGTGACAGATTTATTAGAATTGATAAAGAACCTTTTACCAAAAGGGCCCTTCCTCTATCCAGATGATCAGCTTGCCGATGCGTTTTTAAGAGATATTGCAGAAGATATCATTCGTGAAAGTGCTTTAGAATTACTTCATAGTGAATTGCCTCATTCCATAGCAGTAATGATTGATCATTGGGATGAGAGAGAAAAGAAAATCAAAATCGAAGCGACTATTTTAGTTGAGCGAGAATCTCAGAAGCTGATTGTTATCGGTAGTGGTGGTGACATGGTGAAAGAAATCCAGCGCCAATCACGTAATAAGCTCGGGAAGAGTTTAGAGAAATTTGTTGATTTACGCCTCTTCGTAAAAGTGATGCCTGACTGGCAAAATCGTATTGGTTTATTAAAGGAAATGAATCTTAATGATAAATGA
- a CDS encoding class I SAM-dependent RNA methyltransferase, with the protein MEREEIFEIDNIAYGGDGAGRMEDGRVCFVPFSVPGEKVKVKILKDNKNFCRGEIVEIVEASEKRAEAPCQYYGECGGCSYQHMTYDEQVTVKEAQFRQVLKRLGGLDIDNDDIEIVPSVNQWNYRNRISLNARRTENDEVIYGFIGRDNRSLVRVKECLLAQAPVNEQVPGLSKTKWGHRNSKRDRPLRATIRHASSNKETVAFYGKAPVGLPWRREIYNDKEYVMPSGSFSQVNREVAEALQSMCAEIISSLKECTFVIDAFCGSGFLSMELKGVRVVGLEIDDKGVEAANFNAQEHGLTTHKYIAGDVNKLLRQRLGKLIGETTLILDPPRAGVGPGTIKAISKRSPRWILYVSCDPGTLARDLKEILPLGYKHKKLAMLDMFPQTAHFESLILLELDNA; encoded by the coding sequence ATGGAAAGAGAAGAGATTTTTGAGATAGATAACATCGCCTACGGTGGTGATGGTGCAGGTCGTATGGAAGATGGGCGCGTGTGTTTTGTGCCATTTTCAGTTCCTGGTGAAAAAGTAAAAGTAAAGATTTTAAAAGATAATAAGAACTTTTGCCGTGGCGAGATTGTTGAGATTGTAGAAGCATCCGAGAAACGTGCAGAAGCACCTTGTCAGTATTACGGTGAATGTGGTGGTTGTTCCTATCAGCACATGACTTATGATGAACAAGTCACTGTAAAAGAAGCTCAGTTTCGCCAAGTTTTAAAACGTCTTGGTGGTTTGGATATAGATAACGATGATATCGAGATCGTACCATCGGTAAACCAATGGAATTATCGAAATAGAATTAGCTTAAATGCTCGTCGTACTGAAAATGATGAAGTTATTTACGGCTTTATTGGACGCGACAATCGAAGCTTGGTACGAGTTAAGGAATGTTTGTTAGCGCAAGCGCCAGTAAATGAACAGGTGCCTGGACTCAGTAAGACCAAGTGGGGCCACCGCAATAGCAAGAGAGATCGTCCTTTGAGAGCGACGATTCGCCATGCAAGCAGCAATAAAGAAACAGTTGCTTTTTATGGTAAAGCCCCAGTAGGCTTGCCATGGAGAAGAGAAATTTATAATGATAAAGAATATGTCATGCCTTCAGGTTCATTTAGCCAAGTTAATCGTGAAGTAGCAGAAGCTTTACAGAGCATGTGTGCAGAGATTATTTCATCCTTGAAAGAATGTACATTTGTGATTGATGCCTTCTGTGGATCTGGTTTCCTCTCAATGGAACTCAAAGGCGTGAGAGTCGTGGGCTTAGAGATTGATGATAAAGGTGTAGAAGCGGCGAATTTTAATGCGCAAGAACATGGTTTAACAACGCATAAGTACATTGCTGGAGACGTGAATAAGTTACTTCGTCAGCGTTTAGGGAAATTGATTGGAGAGACAACTCTGATCCTTGATCCGCCTCGCGCTGGAGTTGGCCCAGGTACGATTAAGGCCATCAGCAAACGATCTCCTCGTTGGATTCTCTATGTTTCTTGTGATCCAGGTACTTTGGCACGTGATCTTAAAGAGATTTTGCCACTGGGATATAAGCACAAGAAATTAGCGATGTTGGATATGTTCCCACAGACGGCTCATTTTGAATCATTGATTTTACTTGAGTTAGATAATGCTTGA